Part of the Prunus dulcis chromosome 8, ALMONDv2, whole genome shotgun sequence genome is shown below.
TGCTCATTTTCCTGGTTATCGTCTGCATGAAGGCACTTGGTGAAGCCTTCCAGGTTCTGAGTGATCCTACCACGCGTGCACGGTTTGGGAAGCATGGAAAGCTATGCATATCACAGTAAGTTTGTCCAAActtagaaataaaattaaccaCCTTTGGGTCCGTTTGATAACTATTTTCAGGTTGCTTGAAAGACATATAGTTGCAAAGGCAGCTTCCAAAATATTTGCTTTCgtttgattcttttttatgttgAGTTTTACACAGACGTATTTTTTGTAATGAACTAATGGGTGATAATAAAGAGACGACATTGTGTACCACATCTTTAATATAGTGGAACCGACCTATACAATAGGTctcacctctattagagaagAGGTGCACAATGTGTTTATAAATGTGGTCTCTTTAGCATTTTCCTGAACACAATACATCAAACACGAAACAGGTTTTTGTTACATTGAAATTACGTTGTCGTTTTGGCAGGGACTACTGGATACACACTGATACTACATATTGTATTATGTTCGGGAGTGAACCTTTTGAAGATTATATTGGTCAATTTGCTATGAATACTTTCTATTCACTTCTTGAAATGGAAGAAGAGACCCTGGATCTTGAAGTGCGCAAGGAGAAGGCAATAGAGAAGATGGGAGTATGCCTTTTTACTTTCAATGTGCTTGATAAATTCCTTTCCTCTAAAAATTACATCCATTTTCCAcctacttttttattttttatttttataatctcTTTCTGTGTAGGCATTCCGGAAGGAAAGGGAGGAAAAACTTATAAAGTTTATGAAAGATCGCATCCAACCATTTGTTGATGGTCGTAAGGATGAGTTTGTAAAATGGGTAGATTCAGAAGCACGAACCCTCTCAACCGTTGGTTAGTTtcttactctctttttttccctataCAATACAAGATaaaaagtaatataaaaagtCCCTTTTAACTTTTGATAATCAATTacctaaaaaatgaaaacttaaaCTCTCTTGTATTGAACTCACAAAACGGCCTGCGTTCTTCAGAAAATATGGCAATGCtttcaaattggttttgattgTTTCAATTCATATTGGCACGtatattaattgttttttttttttttttccagcctGTGGCGAGTATATGCTACATTCAATCGGCCATGTTTACTGGGCGAAGGCCAGACAAGAACTTGGAAAGAAGCGTGCGTTTGGTGGTTTAGACGGATGGGTGGAGAATAAGGGTCCCAGGGCATACGAGATGAGGCCACAAATAGGATCAGCTAAAGGTGCAATTTCTGCTATATCAAAGAGTTCTACTATTTGGACTAAATTGAAACtaagaataaaattgtttgaaCTACGTCTACCGAGCACCTCTCTAATAAAGCAAAATCGCTAGTAAATGTGGTCTAAATAATAATACGAATGAAAAATGAGTTGTATatatcttatttatttattttgaatggaTTGCCAAACTCACGCTTTGTTTGAATTTGTAGAGGCTGAACGTGTAGTTCTACAACAAGACATGATGGAGCCTGAAGACTTCCAAGATCGCTTCCGGACGCGTATTATTCAAGATTTAGAAGCTCCAACATTTGGTATACGATGGGATGCTGCTATGCTTGATCTTGTGATAACTTTGTCAAATGTCTCCCATGCAGTGAGTTCTCATTATTTCCTAGAGACAGACTCCTAAAGAACTCCGCACGTAAGGCGCAGGCATATCTTTGAAGAGAAATGATTTGATACATaatgttttccttttcagaCACTTAATGAACCCACTGTGCCGGAGGATGTTCTAAAGTTACGCGCTGAAGCGTTGGAGATGTTCGGCATGATCTTCCAAGTAACCCATGCTTCTCTCTTTGCCTGTATATACTTGCTTAAAGTGACCAAATTTTACTtgcattttaattttcatctAATTTAGCTCAAATTGCATTTGTTTTAGGGTGCAACCGCTCCTTTCCTGAGAGAAGGCAGTCTCCGTAATGAAGATGAAGTAGAATATCCAGATTCTGATATGGATATATAATTGATCACTGTAATTGCTTCATGTACGTACACAATGTTATTTGGGCCCATTTGAAGGTTTTAGGCTGGCACCTAGAAACACTTTGATTGGGTCGAGAGAATGTGATATTGAAGTAAAATTATACAGTACTTGATCTGCCTGGGTTGGCTAATGGTAAtcaaatcagaaaaagaaaaagaaatgtgtgtgcatgagaaagaaaacatgtgtgagtaaattttcaaaaaatagaTTCGGACCAAAAgatgctttatttttttataatcatatTGTCTAGCCCTTTATAGATTTCAatcatttgattttcaaaaaatagaacaaaaatCATGATTATTCTGCCCCATTTCTCAATAAAACTGTTGACCATGATGAATTTAGGGAACGGATGTCCTGCAAGTTGCAACTCAAAGCTCTTTTCAAGGTCCCTTCTCTTACTCACCCACTGCAATCCACCCTCTCTTTCCTACAACCCAACGAACAGCCAACACTACCACCTATTCAAATCTgacgatctctctctctctctctcttaagcTTCAACCCCAAATCCAATTGATCCACACAACCCAACATTAGGCATCTCCTCCCTCTGTCTCTAAGGCCAAAGGAAAATTCAATCCCAAGAGTGCAACATTGTGCATCCCCGtaaattgaatttgttttcctCGATTCTGTGTTGCTTTTTCACTtccgaaaaaaaaacaaaacaaaacaaaaaaaacagagtttcaagatgttttcttttaacataattttttttattttcctatcAATTTTCTATGTTTCTGTCCACTGTTTATG
Proteins encoded:
- the LOC117638764 gene encoding chaperone protein dnaJ 10-like, encoding MVRETGYYDTLGVNVDAPYFEIRKAYYLKATQVHPDKNPGDPKAAEEFRALGEAFQVLSDPTTRARFGKHGKLCISQDYWIHTDTTYCIMFGSEPFEDYIGQFAMNTFYSLLEMEEETLDLEVRKEKAIEKMGAFRKEREEKLIKFMKDRIQPFVDGRKDEFVKWVDSEARTLSTVACGEYMLHSIGHVYWAKARQELGKKRAFGGLDGWVENKGPRAYEMRPQIGSAKEAERVVLQQDMMEPEDFQDRFRTRIIQDLEAPTFGIRWDAAMLDLVITLSNVSHATLNEPTVPEDVLKLRAEALEMFGMIFQGATAPFLREGSLRNEDEVEYPDSDMDI